The region GATACGATGATTAACCAGGCGCGCCAAAAGACCGGTGTTGTTAACGTGTATGTAGCGATTGGTCAGAAATTATCGAAAATTGCCCGGCTTGTTGAACGCCTGAAATCTGAAGGCGTAATGGATCAAACGATTGTTGTGGCGACGAGTCCGAGCGACCCAGCTTCCCTGCTCTATTTGGCGCCATACGCCGGTACGTCGATGGGCGAATACTTCCGCGATAGCGGTAAGCATGCGCTAATGATTTACGACGACTTAACGAAGCATGCTGTGGCATACCGCCAGATGTCGCTGCTATTGCGCCGTCCGCCGGGTCGCGAAGCATTTCCGGGCGACGTATTTTACCTGCACTCGCGCTTGTTGGAGCGCTCGGCAAAATTATCAGATGAATTAGGTGCTGGGTCGTTAACTGCCCTTCCAATTATCGAAACGCAGGCAGGCGACATTTCCGCGTATATTCCAACCAATGTGATTTCTATTACCGACGGCCAGATTTTCATGGAGACAGATCTGTTTTATCAAGGCATCCGCCCGGCAATCTCAGCGGGCTTAAGCGTGTCGCGTGTCGGCGGCGCTGCCCAGACGAAAGCAGTGAAATCGGTCAGCGGCAACCTGAAGCTTGGTCTCAGTCAATTTCGCGAGCTTGCGAGTTTTGCGCAGTTTGGCTCGGATTTGGACGACGCGACAAAATCGCAAATTGAGCGCGGTCAGCGCTTAACAGAACTGCTCAAACAGCCGCAGTATCAGCCGATGAGCGTTTGGGAGCAAGTTGCATCAATCGCGGCAGTGAGCGAAGGGCTATTTGATGATGTGCCGGCAGCAAAGATTAAAGAGGCGCAGCAAGCACTATTGGAACGCTTGTGGGCTGAGCACAAAGATGATATGCGCGCGCTTACAAAAGGCGATAAGAAATTCGGCGAAGATGAAAAAATTGCAAAAATCGTGAGAAATACTGCTAAAGCGATCGCGAAAGGATACGAGGAATAAATGGCGTCAACTCAGCAACTAAAATCGCGCATTCGCTCGGTGAAAAGCACGAAGCAGATCACGAAAGCGATGCAGATGGTGGCGGCGAGCAAAATGCGCCGAGCGCAAGAGGCGACAAAGAGCTCGCAGGCGTATACGATGGCGGCGCGCGAACTGCTTACGTATCTAGCGGCGCAAGGTGCGACGAATGGGCATAAATGGTTCACGGTGCGTCCAGTGAAGTCCCGCTTGCTTATCGTCATTGCGAGCGATAAGGGTTTGGCGGGCGCGTATAATGCAAATATTCTGAAGTCTTACGTGCACGAGCTGAAGTCCGACGATGCGGCAAATATTGCAAATAAAACGATTGCAGTAGGGCGTAAAATTGCTCAGGCGACAACGCGCATCAAAGACACGGAAATAGTCGGTACCTATGAGGATCTGCCGGATCATTTTTCGGGTGCCGAGTTTCATGCGATTCTGAACACTGCGAAAGACATGTTTGAAGCCAATCAGGTTGATGCGGTGGACGTCATTTTTACGCGGTTTGTTAGTAGTCTAACGCAGCGGGCAGACGTAGTACGCCTGTTCCCTGCCGGTTTTACGCCAACCGATGATGTGCAGTCTGATATTGCCGAAGCAAAATTTGAACCGAGCCCGAAGCAGATTATCGACGATATCGCCTACCGGCTAATTAGCGCACGCTTATTTCAAGCGCTGACGGATTCGCGCGCCAGCGAACATAGCATGCGCATGCTCGCTATGAAAAATGCTACCGATAACGCGACTGATCTTGTTGATGCGTTGACACTTGAAATGAACAAGGCGCGCCAAGCGGCGATTACGCAAGAGCTGACGGAGATTAGCGCTGGCGTGGAGGCGATGCAATGATGAGAATCGCACAGCTGGTGAATCAGTACAATCCGGATTTGGTTGATGTTACGATCTGCGGGTCAATGGCGCATCAAGAGAAATTCACGGCAGCCGCCCGAACGCTTGAGGCGGCTGGACTGCGTGTTCGCGTTCCTGCTGCTGAGGATAATGTTGACTGGTCGTCGCTCGCTAAGGAACAGGTGCTTGCAAAGAAAAAAGATTATATGGACCGGCATTTTGCGAATATTGCGCGCTCTCGTGCGGTACTGGTGTGTAATTATGAGAAAAATAACGAACCTGGTTATATCGGCGCAAATACGCTGATGGAGATGGCGGTGGCGTATGTAAGCGGCGTGCCAATATATTTGCTCGAGAAGCCTGATGGCGGCATAAATTCGAAAGCGCTTGAAGTTGCGGCGCTTGGCGGAATTGTACTGCCCGATGGTGATGTCGCAGGATTGATTGACGTATTGAAACAAGGAGAAGGTCATGAGTAAAAAAGTAGGAAAAATTATCCAAATCATGGGCGTAGTAGTTGACGTCGAGTTTAACGACACAGAGTTGCCGGCGATTTACGACGCGCTAACGGTTACCCGTGGCGAGCAAATAGTCACGTTAGAGGTGGCACAGCATCTAGACAGGCATACGGTGCGGACAATTAGCTTACAAAGCACTGACGGCTTGCGGCGCGGGCAGGACGTAACGGCAACGGGTGCGCCGATTAGCGTACCGGTTGGTGAAGCGACTCAGGGGCGAATGTTCAATGTGGTTGGTGAACCGATTGACGGTGAAAAAATCGCAAAGGATGTACGTCGCGCGCCGATTCACCGCCAACCGCCTAAGCTGACTGAACAATCAAACAAGACGGAGATTTTAGAAACAGGCATCAAGGTGATTGATCTTATTGCGCCGCTTACCAAGGGCGGTAAGGCTGGTTTGTTTGCGGGTGCAGGTGTCGGCAAGACGGTGCTGATTCAGGAGCTGATTAATAATATTGCAAAGTTCCATGACGGCAATTCAGTATTTGCCGGTGTCGGCGAGCGTACGCGCGAGGGTAACGATCTCTATTACGAGATGAAAGACGCCGGCGTGCTCGACAAAACATCGCTTGTCTTTGGGCAGATGAATGAACCGCCAGGAGCGCGTCTACGCGTGGCGTTGAGCGGACTGGCGATTGCTGAAGCGTTTCGTGATGAAGGTAAGGACGTGCTATTGTTTGTTGACAACATTTTTCGCTTTACGCAGGCGGGAGCCGAAGTGTCTGCCCTGCTTGGTCGTTTGCCGAGTGCTGTGGGTTATCAGCCGAACTTGCAGCAAGAAATGGGCGCGCTGCAGGAGCGTATTACCAGCACGAAAAAAGGCTCGATTACTTCAGTGCAAGCAGTGTATGTGCCGGCCGACGACCTAACCGACCCGGCGCCGGCGACGACATTCGCCCACCTGGACGCGACGATCGTGATGAACCGCGCGCTGACGGAAATTGGTATTTATCCGGCGGTAGACGTGCTTGATTCCAGCTCAAATTCGCTTGATCCGGAAATTGTTGGCGACGAGCATTATGCCGTGGCGCGCGAAGTGCAGCGCGTGTTGCAGCAATACAAAGAGTTGCAGGATATTATTGCAATTCTCGGTATGGAAGAGCTGTCGGACGATCAAAAACAGACTGTGGCGCGCGCCCGCCGCTTGCAGCGCTTCTTAGCGCAGCCATTCCATGTCGCCGAGCAGTTTACCGGCAATCCGGGCAGCTACTTCAAGCTTGAGGACACAATTCGCGACGCTAAAGATATCTTGTCTGGCAAATATGACGACAAGCCAGAGAACTGGTTCTACATGTCGCCTGTACCGTTAAGCGAGAAAAAGGACTAGCCAATGCAGTTTCAGCTGGTGACATTGGCTGGCGTCAAGCTTGACGAAGCAGTTTACGAAGTGATTTTGCCGACTACCGAAGGCGTGATTTCGGTTTTTCCAAGCCACGAGGCGCTCGTAACAGTGGCGGTGCCGGGCGTGGTAACAGTGCGCCGCCGCAAAGAAGATAGCGATGATGAGCTGGAATATTTTGCGATTTCGGGCGGCGTAGTTGAGATCAATCAAGAGCGCGTGCGTATTTTGGTTGACGAAGCAGAACACGGCGACGACATTATTGAAGCGGAAAGCCAAGCTGCGCTAGAGCGCGCGCTGAAGCTGCAAGAAGAATCAAACGACCAGGTTGAGCTCGAAAAAGCCCACCAGCTGGTTGACCGCCATGCGGTACGGTTGAAAGTTGCCGAGCTGCATCGGCGCCGGCGACGACATTAGCGGCCAGATATCTTTTCGTTTTCTTATAGCCTTTAGTAGTGCGCGTGTACTTTCGGGGCGTTATAATAGCTTTGATGACGACTCGCAAGAACCAAACCGTACCACTGTTCGGCAATATACAAACATTCTCGGATGCAAAGAGATTTTTATTTGACGATTTGCCGTCACTTGGCGGTGCGGTGTTTCGTGGCGCAGCGGGACTTGAGCGAGCGCGAGCGTGGTTTGCGCTGCTAAATGATCCGCAAGAATCGTTCCCGATTATTCACGTTGCCGGTACGAGCGGCAAAGGTTCGACAAGCTATTTTATTGCCAATCTTTTGAAAGCGCATGGCAAAACGAATGGATTGCATGTTTCGCCGCATGTCTTTGACGTTCGCGAGCGCGCGCAGATAAATATGGAGCTGCCGAGCGAAGCCGAGTTTACCAAAGCTACTGCCGACCTCATTCCCTACGTGCGGTCAATGCAATATATGCCAGATGGCCGCCCGACATATTTTGAAGTAACAAATGCGCTTGCGCTGAGATTATTCGAGACTCATCGTGTTGACTACGGCGTGATTGAGACGGGACTAGGCGGCCGTTATGACTCTACAAATACAGTGCGCCGATCGGATAAATTAGCGGTTATTACGCGTCTCGGACTTGATCATACCGAGATTTTAGGTGACACGCTTGAGGAAATCGCCTGGCAAAAAGCCGGTATTATTCCCTATGGCGGCACGGTTGTTGCATTGAGGCCGGAGCAAGATTCAGTG is a window of Candidatus Saccharimonadaceae bacterium ML1 DNA encoding:
- a CDS encoding F0F1 ATP synthase subunit alpha, giving the protein MADNAVAELSESLRRAIAGLEAKEGLEKVGIVTRVGDGVVWVHGLRQAGYSEVLEVQTADGIVEAFVLNLMEDEIGAVLLGSDQGVAAGDRVKLKGEVLSVPVGEELLGRVVNPLGQPLDGGSEIKAKHRLPVEREAIGVMGRKSVHEPLMTGIMSIDAMFPIGRGQRELIIGDRQTGKTAIALDTMINQARQKTGVVNVYVAIGQKLSKIARLVERLKSEGVMDQTIVVATSPSDPASLLYLAPYAGTSMGEYFRDSGKHALMIYDDLTKHAVAYRQMSLLLRRPPGREAFPGDVFYLHSRLLERSAKLSDELGAGSLTALPIIETQAGDISAYIPTNVISITDGQIFMETDLFYQGIRPAISAGLSVSRVGGAAQTKAVKSVSGNLKLGLSQFRELASFAQFGSDLDDATKSQIERGQRLTELLKQPQYQPMSVWEQVASIAAVSEGLFDDVPAAKIKEAQQALLERLWAEHKDDMRALTKGDKKFGEDEKIAKIVRNTAKAIAKGYEE
- the atpG gene encoding ATP synthase F1 subunit gamma, which codes for MASTQQLKSRIRSVKSTKQITKAMQMVAASKMRRAQEATKSSQAYTMAARELLTYLAAQGATNGHKWFTVRPVKSRLLIVIASDKGLAGAYNANILKSYVHELKSDDAANIANKTIAVGRKIAQATTRIKDTEIVGTYEDLPDHFSGAEFHAILNTAKDMFEANQVDAVDVIFTRFVSSLTQRADVVRLFPAGFTPTDDVQSDIAEAKFEPSPKQIIDDIAYRLISARLFQALTDSRASEHSMRMLAMKNATDNATDLVDALTLEMNKARQAAITQELTEISAGVEAMQ
- a CDS encoding Nucleoside 2-deoxyribosyltransferase, which translates into the protein MMRIAQLVNQYNPDLVDVTICGSMAHQEKFTAAARTLEAAGLRVRVPAAEDNVDWSSLAKEQVLAKKKDYMDRHFANIARSRAVLVCNYEKNNEPGYIGANTLMEMAVAYVSGVPIYLLEKPDGGINSKALEVAALGGIVLPDGDVAGLIDVLKQGEGHE
- the atpD gene encoding F0F1 ATP synthase subunit beta; translated protein: MSKKVGKIIQIMGVVVDVEFNDTELPAIYDALTVTRGEQIVTLEVAQHLDRHTVRTISLQSTDGLRRGQDVTATGAPISVPVGEATQGRMFNVVGEPIDGEKIAKDVRRAPIHRQPPKLTEQSNKTEILETGIKVIDLIAPLTKGGKAGLFAGAGVGKTVLIQELINNIAKFHDGNSVFAGVGERTREGNDLYYEMKDAGVLDKTSLVFGQMNEPPGARLRVALSGLAIAEAFRDEGKDVLLFVDNIFRFTQAGAEVSALLGRLPSAVGYQPNLQQEMGALQERITSTKKGSITSVQAVYVPADDLTDPAPATTFAHLDATIVMNRALTEIGIYPAVDVLDSSSNSLDPEIVGDEHYAVAREVQRVLQQYKELQDIIAILGMEELSDDQKQTVARARRLQRFLAQPFHVAEQFTGNPGSYFKLEDTIRDAKDILSGKYDDKPENWFYMSPVPLSEKKD
- the atpC gene encoding ATP synthase F1 subunit epsilon; protein product: MQFQLVTLAGVKLDEAVYEVILPTTEGVISVFPSHEALVTVAVPGVVTVRRRKEDSDDELEYFAISGGVVEINQERVRILVDEAEHGDDIIEAESQAALERALKLQEESNDQVELEKAHQLVDRHAVRLKVAELHRRRRRH
- a CDS encoding bifunctional folylpolyglutamate synthase/dihydrofolate synthase; amino-acid sequence: MYFRGVIIALMTTRKNQTVPLFGNIQTFSDAKRFLFDDLPSLGGAVFRGAAGLERARAWFALLNDPQESFPIIHVAGTSGKGSTSYFIANLLKAHGKTNGLHVSPHVFDVRERAQINMELPSEAEFTKATADLIPYVRSMQYMPDGRPTYFEVTNALALRLFETHRVDYGVIETGLGGRYDSTNTVRRSDKLAVITRLGLDHTEILGDTLEEIAWQKAGIIPYGGTVVALRPEQDSVRAVLEEVAHGRQSQIIWSEPLKYASLQSRTETGVEFSYNGEPLATHTPGDYQMENAAVALDAVRFLAARDGWDFSFDVARQALAETELPGRANVWHVDGRDVMVDGAHNPQKIAAFLGELAYRPEAPSVGHFCSKARQRLDGVA